The DNA window CCCCCCCCCCCCCCCCCCCCCCCCCCTGCGCGCCGGCCCGCGCCTCAGCCGGGCGGGTCGAGGTACTCCACCAGCTCGCCGCGGAAGGTGCGCAGCGTGGTGCGGCCGTCACCGCGAGCCACCACGGTGTCGGGACCCACAGGCACCTTCCCGCGCCCATTGGGCGTGTCCACGATGAGCTTGGGCAGCGCGATGCCGCTGAGCCGGCCCTGCAGCGCACCCATGATGGCGATGCCCGCGTCGAGCGGCGTGCGCAGGTGCCCCGTGCCGCGCACCGGGTCCATCTGCAGCAGGTAGTACGGGCGCACGCGGCGCTTCACCAGCCCGCGGAAGAGCGCCTCGAGGGTGTCGGCGTGGTCGTTGATGCCGCGCAGCAGCACCGTCTGGTTCATGACGGGCAGCCCCGCGTCCACGAGCCGCGCGAGCGCCGCGCTGGACTCCGGCGTGAGCTCCTTCGGGTGGTTGAAGTGCGTCATGACCCACAGGCTGGGGTGCGCCTTGCGGAGCGCCTGCACCAGCTCGTCGGTGATGCGCTGGGGAATGGTCACGGGGGCACGCGTGGCGAGGCGCACGTTCGTGAGGTGCTCGATCTGCGCGAGGCGCTCGAAGAGCCGCGCGATGCGGGCGGTGCTCATGACCAAGGGGTCGCCGCCCGAGACGATCACCTCCTGCACCTCGGGGTGGGCCTCGATGTAGGCGAAGGCCTCGGCGAGCGCCTCCATGGAGCGCGCACCACCGCCGTCGCCCACCATGCGCGAGCGCGTGCAGAAGCGGCAGTAGACGGCACAGCGGTCCGTGGCCAGCAGCAGCACCCGGTCGGGGTAGCGCTGGATCAGGTGTGGCGCGACCTCGTGCGCTTCTTCGCCGAGCGGGTCGCGCAGGTCGCCAGGCACCTCCACCGCTTCGTCCGCGCTGGGCACGCACTGCCTGCGGATGGGGCAGGCGGGGTCGTTCCGGTCCGCGAGGCTCAAATAGTAGGGCGTCACCGAGAGGGGGAAGCCTCCCGAGAGTGCCCGTGCTGCCCCGGCGCGCTCGGCCTCCGTGAGTGCTAGTGCGGCCTCTAGCCCCTGCAGCGTGGTGACCGCGTCGCGCGCCTGCACCCGCCAGTCGCCGTCGGGGCTGTCCGCAGACGCGAGCGTGAGATCGGCGAGCAGCGGCAGCGGGCGAGGCACAGCGCCGGAGTATGGCGGTGAGGCGGGCAAAAGCAAAAGCGCCCGCGGCGACGGCGCCGCCCCCAACGGAGAGAGCCGCCCGGTGGGGGGCGGCTCTCATCCATGTCTCAGTGCTGGTCACGCGCCGGTCAGGGCGCGTGTCGTACCCGGCTCAGCGGCGGCGACGGCGCGTCGCGAGCGCGAGGCCCACGAGCAGGAGCCCGCCCGCCGCCGGCCAGCTCTGGCCTACCGGGGCGTGGGTGGCACACATGGCGCCGCCCGAGAGGCCGCCGCCCGTCGTCACGCCACCGTCCGGCAGCATGCCGCCGTCCGGGCCCGCCACGCTGACCGTGGTGGTGTCCGTGGCGGTGTTGCCCGCCGGGTCCGTGGCCGTCGCCGTCACGGTGTGCGAGCCAGCGCCCAGGCCGTCGCCATCGAACGACCACGTGCCATCCACGCCCACCGTCACCATGCCGACCTCGACGCCGTCCACCGTGATGACCACCTCAGCGCCCGGTTCGCCCGTGCCGGTGATGACGCCCGTGGTCGGGTCCACATCACCGATGGTCACCTCGGTCTCGGTGTCCACGGTGAAGCCCACCGAGTCCTCCGCCATGTTGCCCTCGAGGTCGGTCGCCACCGCCGTCGTGATGTACGAGCCGTCCGCCAGCGCGTCCGACACGGTCACCGACCAGTTGCCGTCGTTGTCCGCGACCACCGTCCCGATGGTCACGTCGGTCCCATCGACCTCGATGGTCACTGTGACCGAGGCGCCCGGCCGCGTCGTGCCCGAGATGGCGGGCGTGTTGTCGTTGATGACCGACCCGTTGACCGGGCCCGTGATCGCCAGGTCCGTGCTGGCGTTGACCGTGAAGGTCGACGTCGCCGCGTCCGTGTTGCCCGCCGTGTCGGTCGCCACGGCTTCCACCGTGTGGACGTCGTTCGTCAGGCGCGTGGTGACCGCGAGCACCCAGTTGCCGTTGGTGTCCACGGTGACGTTGCCCAGCTGCTCGCCGTCGACGGTGATGACCACCGTGGCGCCCGGCTCCCCGGTGCCCGTGATCAGCGGCGTGGCGTCCAGCGTGGTGCTGCCGTCCGCCGGCGACTCGATCAGGACCACGGTCCCCGTGTCCACCGTGAACGAGCTCATGTCCATCGCGTCGAGGGTCCCGACCGTGACCGAGGCGGTCGCCATCTGGAGGCCTTCGGACAGCGGCGCGGTGAGCGCCAGCTCCAAGCGCCCGTCGAGTCCACCAGCGCGGTGCCGACCATGGTGCCGCCGATGCTGACGGTCACCGTGGTGCCCGGCGTACCCGTGCCCGTGAGGGTGGGCATCGCGTTCGTGATGGTGGTCCCATCCACGGGCGCGTCGATGGTGACGGCGACCGCCTCGCAGCTGGACGCCGCGGTGCAGACGCCCGTGCTGCAAGGCGTGAACTCGGCGAGCGCCGGGTTGGTGCACGCGCCCGCGCTGCAGGTGTCCGTGGTGCACTCGATGCCGTCGTCGCACTCGCCGTCCGACAAGCAGCTGATGCACTCGTTCGCGCCGCCGGTGCCGACCACGCAGTTGGGCGTGGCCGCGTCGCAGCCCAGGTCGGTGCCCACGCCGCCGTCCACGCACACCTCGCACGTGTTCCCGCCCATGGCGCCGGGATCGCAGTGCGGGGCCGCCATCATGCAACCGGCGTCCGTGCCGGTCGCGTCGGTGTCCGCGCAGGGCAGGCACACGTTGGTGGGATCGCCCGAGCAGACCTCGTCGCCGGCGCACATGCCCGTTTCACCCGGCGATGACCGGTGCGTTGTCGCAGGCGTTCGACGCGCAGCTGTCCACGGTGCAGAGGCTGCTGTCGTCGCACTGCGCGTCGGCCGTGCAGGCCACGCACTGGCGCGAGCCGCTGGCCCCGATGCAGTGCTGGGCCGAGGCGTCGCAGCCCAGGTCCGTGCCGCTGCCGTTGTCCACGCACACCTCGCAGAGCGCGCTGGTGTCGCACACGCCCGTGGCGCAAGGCGTCCCCTCCATGACCGGGGGATTGCTGCACACGCCAGCCATGCACAGGTCCTGCGTGCAGGTAAGGCCGTCGCCGCAGTCGGCACCCGTGACACAGGCCACGCAGCTGCCGCCCACGCAGAGAGGATTGCCCGCGCCGCAGCCGAGATCCACGTCCAGTCCAGTCGCGTCGTCCAGGCACTCCTCGCAAGAAGGCGAGCCGGAGCCAGAGGTGCGGCAGTGCGGCGCCATTGCCATGCAGCCCGCGTCGGTCCCCATGGCAGACGTGTCGGTGCACGACACGCACATGTTGGTGGGCGCGCCCGAGCAGACCGCGCCGCCGGTGCAGGCGCCCGTCATGCCTTCCGCGACCGCGGTGTTCACGCAAACGCCAGTGGTGCAGGCGTCCGTGGTGCACAGATTGCTGTCGTTGCAGTCGCCCACCACGAGGCACTCGACCACGTCGAAGCTGCCCATGGCCGAGACCATGACGCCGTCCACGGTGCCCGTGATGCTCACGCTGTACTCACCGCCCTCGACCAGGCCGGTGATGCCGTCGACCGCGCAGCTCCACACCCCGCCGCTCACGACGCCGGTGCACATGAAGGCGTCCATGCCGTTGTCCTGCGTGACGCTCACGCTCAGCAGCGTGCCGTCCGCGAGGTGGGTGGCCAGGCCGTTCGGTCTGGCGGTGAGCGCCAGGATGTTACCCGTCGGCCCCACGTACGTGATGCTCGGGCCGTCGCAGGTGCCTGCGACACAGATCTCGCCCGAGGCGTTGCAGTCCCCAGTGGAGAGGCACTCGACGCAGACCGCAGGGTCGTTCGAGCGGTCGCACAGCGGCGCGCTGTTGGTGCAGCCCGAGTCCGTCATGC is part of the Sandaracinaceae bacterium genome and encodes:
- a CDS encoding KamA family radical SAM protein, translating into MGAAPSPRALLLLPASPPYSGAVPRPLPLLADLTLASADSPDGDWRVQARDAVTTLQGLEAALALTEAERAGAARALSGGFPLSVTPYYLSLADRNDPACPIRRQCVPSADEAVEVPGDLRDPLGEEAHEVAPHLIQRYPDRVLLLATDRCAVYCRFCTRSRMVGDGGGARSMEALAEAFAYIEAHPEVQEVIVSGGDPLVMSTARIARLFERLAQIEHLTNVRLATRAPVTIPQRITDELVQALRKAHPSLWVMTHFNHPKELTPESSAALARLVDAGLPVMNQTVLLRGINDHADTLEALFRGLVKRRVRPYYLLQMDPVRGTGHLRTPLDAGIAIMGALQGRLSGIALPKLIVDTPNGRGKVPVGPDTVVARGDGRTTLRTFRGELVEYLDPPG